In a genomic window of Epinephelus lanceolatus isolate andai-2023 chromosome 3, ASM4190304v1, whole genome shotgun sequence:
- the cabp2a gene encoding calcium-binding protein 2a, with the protein MGNINKASKKRKKGESVVDHHGAPLAAAMLGALGGDEVDTDDEEEGGSERDFDEPLCALVKNCNMLHNLVGPACIFLRQGFAQSQLDRDLRPEEMEELREAFREFDKDKDGFISCKDLGECMRTMGYMPTEMELIELSQQICGGRVDFEDFVELMGPKMLAETADMIGVKELRDAFKEFDSDGDGQISLGELREAMKKLMGEQLNHHEIDEILRDVDLNGDGQVDFEEFVRMMSR; encoded by the exons atGGGAAACATAAACAAGGCTTctaaaaaaaggaagaag GGGGAGTCAGTTGTAGATCATCATGGCGCTCCATTGGCTGCCGCCATGCTGGGGGCTCTGGGTGGAGATGAGGTTGACACGGATGacgaggaggaaggagggagtgAGCGGGACTTCGATGAGCCCCTGTGCGCTCTGGTTAAGAACTGCAACATGCTGCACAACTTAGTGGGGCCCGCTTGTATCTTCCTCAGACAGGGATTTGCACAGAGCCAGCTT GACAGAGATCTACGACCAGAGGAAATGGAAG AGTTGCGTGAGGCATTCAGGGAATTTGACAAAGACAAGGATGGCTTCATCAGCTGTAAGGACCTGGGCGAGTGCATGAGGACTATGGGATACATGCCAACAGAGATGGAGCTGATAGAACTCAGCCAGCAGATCT GTGGCGGCAGAGTGGACTTTGAAGACTTTGTGGAACTGATGGGTCCCAAGATGCTTGCTGAGACTGCAGACATGATTGGAGTCAAGGAGCTGAGGGATGCCTTCAAAGAG TTTGACTCTGATGGGGATGGTCAGATCAGCCTTGGGGAGCTGAGGGAAGCCATGAAGAAGCTCATGGGTGAGCAGCTGAACCACCACGAGATAGATGAGATCCTGCGGGACGTAGACCTCAATGGGGATGGACAGGTAGACTTTGAAG AGTTTGTGCGAATGATGTCTCGCTGA